The following coding sequences are from one Molothrus aeneus isolate 106 chromosome Z, BPBGC_Maene_1.0, whole genome shotgun sequence window:
- the PRXL2C gene encoding peroxiredoxin-like 2C — MAGSPAPPVTQQVGRARGCGRRPEQEQLREAARCPVLDADGRSVPFQALYAEQKAIVLFVRNFLCYTCKEYVEDLAKVPKAFLQESNVRLIVIGQSSYHHIKPFCSLTGYTHEIYVDPQREIYKILGMKRGEGNKASVRSPHVKSNTLLGSIRSIWRAMTGPAFDFQGDPAQQGGALILGPGNEVHFLHLDKNRLDHVPINTILELAGVKTVNFSNKPQIIDI; from the exons ATGGCCGGGTCGCCGGCGCCCCCGGTCACGCAGCAGGtcgggcgggcgcggggctgcgggcggcggccggagcaggagcagctgcgaGAGGCCGCCCGCTGCCCGGTGCTGGACGCGGACGGCAGGAGCGTCCCCTTCCAGGCCCTGTACGCGGAGCAGAAAGCGATCGTGCTGTTCGTGCGG AACTTTTTGTGTTACACCTGTAAGGAGTACGTAGAAGATCTGGCAAAAGTTCCCAAGGCATTTTTACAA GAATCAAATGTGAGGCTTATAGTTATTGGACAGTCATCATATCATCACATCAAG CCTTTTTGCAGTTTAACTGGATATACACATGAAATATATGTAGATCCACAAAGagaaatttataaaatacttGGGATGAAAAGAGGTGAAGGTAATAAAGCATCAG tTCGGAGCCCTCATGTGAAATCAAACACTCTTCTGGGAAGTATTAGGAGTATATGGAGAGCAATGACTGGCCCAGCTTTTGATTTTCAAGGAGAccctgctcagcagggaggagcttTGATTTTAGGCCCAG GCAACGAAGTTCATTTTTTGCACCTTGATAAAAACAGGCTGGATCATGTTCCCATTAATACAATCTTGGAGCTGGCAGGAGTTAAAACAGTGAATTTCTCAAACAAACCCCAGATTATTGACATATGA